Sequence from the Nymphaea colorata isolate Beijing-Zhang1983 chromosome 9, ASM883128v2, whole genome shotgun sequence genome:
TGCGACGGCATCCTCCTTCTGCGGCTGTGTGATGGTATCGTTCCGTCCTTTCACTCTCTTTTCACatctctttttttgttctctatgagttgtattatatattttcttttttgcttatattttaCGATTTGTTACTGTAACTAAGAAATTTCTTGTCTAAGAGACTTtttttgatatacattctcattttatccgCTCTCTCATTTTAtccactctctctttctgttttttttttttggatcgCCGTTGCCCAAATTTCCTTAACTCCGCTAACACGAGTTCCAAAAGTCCATTGGAAGGAGGTTTAGAAGTCAATTTTCACATTTGGCATGGTGGAATTGAGATTTAGCTTTAAACACGTAATTGTGGTTGGCGCCTACACTTTGCACAACGCAAAGTATGTGAAGGTTTTATGGTGTACCAGACTTTACAACTTTAATCGATCGAGCGACAAGTCTCTAGACTCTGGTGAGTCGAGTTCAACACTTGCTATACGTTTATCATACAATGTCCTCTTCTTCATTGTTTGTAGTTCAATTGGTTTAGTGGGTAACTTGTGGTGATGAACACAAGCCAAGTGGAGCTCGGCTCGACAGCCAAAATACTCAGATTGAGCTCTGTTCAAGCTCGAGTCCAGCTCCATGAGTTGGGCTTGAGCTCCATTCTAGGGGCTCCATTCAACTTGGAAGATGAGAATTCATTGAagccaacaaaaagaaaaaaaaaagtcgagcTGGACTAAAGATAAACAGATTCGAACCGttaacaaaatagaaaaaaaaagctttctATTCTTGCCGCCTGCAGGTatacctttctctctctctctctctctctcgattgagGATCGCCGTCCGGCAGCCCTCGCCCCCTCTTTCAGTCTCTATGTCCCTCTGTTCATCGAGGAAGGGCTGCCTGGCGGCCTTCCTCAGTCTTTTTCACTATTGAGGTGTGAAAGCAAACTTATTATTTTAAAGGTACTTGAATTCCTTTTCACCTTTTAGCTATAgagtttttactttttgtgaGATGCCCGTGGCTCGTTGaacatttgtaatttgaaaaaatgGCGATGCACGAGGATGAGTTCTTATTTCTGgtgactttttttctttgttgagttTTTTACTTGCTCGTCTTTTCTAGTGTGTGATATAATCTCCTAGTTTCTTGTGCTGCTCTTGTCTCGTTTCCTTTGCCATCATTTTTTGTGTGTCAAAGAGCTCAttcatttcttgtttcttcattctttgtctttctcaagCTGTTAAAGGGAAGACGCAGATGGTGTTATATAAATTCGTTCAGACTATGATTTGTCTGTTTAACAAGTTTTGGTGTCCACCAAACATTGAATTTTTTgcctcaaaaaaatttacaggcCATCATACATGGCCTGGATTAGGAAAAACGTAAAATTTTCTTGACCGTACACTTACCTTGCATAttattttccttgaaaaaatctTTCCTCAAAAAAAGTCTGtgccatcaaacggggcctaaaGGAACTTAACCAAGCCGGGTCCGAGGTACTCGAGTCGGTGTTTACCTGAGTCATTTGGCACAAACTTTGTCGGGGATTTGCCTTAAACCTGAGTCCCCAAATCGAAATACGCTAAGTAGTTGCGCGGGCGCTACGACGCAGGCAAATGAGGTTGGGTTTGATTGTTTCGAACCGTATACCGCGTGGCTTTCTCAGATGATCAGATCCGTCGTGGCTGAACTGAGCGCTGCCGAACTAAGAGCGTGGACGGGCTTGCCGTGGGTTTTCACTCCCCCGGTACAGGTGCGGCAACGGCGTCGTCTTCCCGGGTGTTCAGGTTAGTTACCTCCATGTTCCGTGCACGTCGTCCTCAAAATTTGGTCAGTTAATGCGCGCGTGGAAATGGCGATCGCCTGAAGAatggaagagaaaaatggaggtAAGAAATACGAAGACTTGTCTGCTATTTGTCTTTGTAGCCGAGACATTAGTTTCACTCAATCTGATAGTACATATACGATACTGGTTGCTGTGAGTTGCTAGTCGATTTAAAGAAGTTATATCGAGGCGAAAAGAGGGTAGAAAGAAAGCACCGGGGTGGTTACGTACGCCAACTGTTTGTAGTAAGACCTGGGCAGATTCTTATGGGgtttcagttgtttttcttgaagCTCTCCAATACATATTAGGACAAATTTTGATACCACTTATGATAGTTTTGTTGGAACGATTAAGAATTGGTTTTGGAAGGCAATGGCAGTTTTTTTTGGGCCTTGCATTAATTCTCAAAGTGGATCGTTTTCAGGTCCGAAAACTTCGGTGGTTCGACGAAATGCGATGGCCAGTAGCACCTCTGTATCTTATGGTTggctatatgattaaaaaaccattttttttaaagtgttaAGTTGGTTTTATTACGTTTTATGacctttatttttcattttcctagTTAAGATCCTGACGTCCATAATGAAGATTTTGGTACGTATGTAAATTAAACGTTTGTAGTAAGGGCTGCACGCGGGTTGATTCTCTCAAACTCTTCAACACGGCAAAATTTCTGACATTGGTCGTGGAAGTTTCAGGACTGGAGCATTGTAAGTGGGGTGTTCTTCCTGTGAGTGTAAATTTTCATGTGCCTCTCTGCGATGGTAGGGAGCTATGGTGTTCCCTTGCTGGCTTGTGTTGATATCATTCCCATATTCTAGGCGTCGGTACGGAAGTTGGAACAGACACTTAAGATGGCGCAGAGCTTTATCGACAGGCTTTACCAAACGCGTTTCAGAGGCCTTTCTTTCTCAGCACCTGCCGTGACGTCAAGGACAACTGAGGCTCAACTGGTAATCTTTGTGTAAAGTTGCTAACCAATCAACGGATCTATTTCCTTTCAGACCTTTTTGTTACAAAATTCTGCAGACCTCATTAAAGGGATAGATTCATCACTTTTTGAGGTTCTAAATAGATCAgggaaacatttttttcaagttcataaaacaaatcCGGCATTTTGAATTGCTAATGTTTCATTACTAACAAAgaagtttttcacttttttcattttggacctttattatttaaaaattccACGTAGACCTCAAATTTGTCACGCATCAAAGGTTGTTTATGACAGTTGCTTTTTTTCTCCGAAGGTACGAAGTGTCCTCCAGATGCTACAAGGATTCTCAAGTCCTCTCTTTTACTGGGATGATAGAGCACATACTTTTCATGTCAAGAATGACATCCACGTTGCACACCTTTCTTTGTCAAGTTTGAGTGACATACTTAGTCGGTTCATCCATGCTGCTAACTGCTTACAACTTGTTGAAGAGTTCGTCAAGCACATTAGAATGTATTCCCAAATGTATCCACCTACCATGAAGGCCTTCACAGATTCTGTTTTTGAAAGGTTAAAGGTATATCACTTGTTAGTTCACTTCACAAACAAAATACTGTACGGCTGTGGGTCTGCATTTCAGCCTTCCAGACTTTCTGGTAACGTATTTTTTGCTTACGCAATTTATGGTGTTAAGATTCGTTTGTACAGAATCTACGGAAGATTGCTTTAAGCGAGGAGGAGAAATCAATTAAGTTAGATAACGGAACTAAGGCCACACTTTTGGCATTAGTAGAAAATTTGAAGTGGTATGTCAAAATTTTGTCGTTGTTTTCTAATGGCTTTAGATGCATTTGCTTAGAAATACTTCATAAATTTTCACCTTTGTTTCTTATTTCTATTACTGTAAAATTGTAGCAATCCCCTAGTGTGTATACAACAGCAAAAACCTAAAAGTGAAAAGAGCAATAAAGAAATTGGAAGCAGAAATTAGCGCAGGaaatgttagattttttttaatctttaattTTCTCCCCTTTAAAGGAAATATAAGTTTTCTCATATGGTTGGCATAAATTTTGCGAATGGTGTGATCGGTATAGTATTGGTCTTCCATATCCAGTATACGCTTAGTAAATCAAGCATTAAGTAGTACAGAGTTAGTTTTATGTGGTCGGTTAAACAAGTAACAGTTGAGTAAGCAGAACTTGCAATGGTGTGTAATCTCATAAGATGAATTAGCATGAATTGTGTGAGTTTTATAATTAGCAGCATTACATggttatttctttgttatttttttttttctcttacatgGTTTACTTGATCACATAACTTGCAGTATCTGTGCTGGAGCTGAATTTCTGCTGCAAATTGTCAGGGAAGCTGTTCCTTGCCACTATCTTGATGCACAATATTCTATGCATGCTAGTGAATTGGCAGTCCATATTCTCGATTATCTTTATCTGAAGTTGAATGAAGATTGTTTGGTGCAAGATGGCGAGGTTGATTAAAATTTCTATGTGTTGACAGTTTGAGCCTTTCGTCAGGTTGTTCTTAAGAGCTGATACACTACCACTCTTTTTACATCTTATTTTCAGGATGCAGCATATCACACACTGTTGATTTTGTTCATCAGCAGTTTACAGCCACTCATACACGGTCTCGATGATTGGCTTTATGAGGGAATACTTGATGACCCATTTGAAGAGGTAACTGTTGTTTTATGCATTTGTATTTACTTTGTTGGGTTATAATTTTTCACCATAACAATTAAACACCAAAATTACAGTATATGAACTGAATAAAGTTCTATTTGTTAGGCTAGGTAGGTGGTGCTTCTCCTTCTCTTGTTAGCACCCAGAGCTCGTTCCTTTATTTTATAAAACTTTGGTCTAATTACACAAAATTTTCTAtattgctttcctttttctctttcaatcaaTGGTTTTTCCTGAAAACTTTGTTGTATTGGATTTGCTACTGTCTCAGAAACCTTTACAAGACACCATGTTGGCTGATGTGCATCGGCCTCTATTGaccattttaaattattttaaaagaaaaagtaaaatatttttctatcatTCTTTTATTCAAATATTGGCCGGAGATGAATCAGCTGATATAGACCCATATCCCCCAAATTTGGCCCATATGGACTGATCTTTTATAGGCCTCTCCATTGTTGCAGAGAATGTCAGCTAATACTCCTGGATGCTGATAACATTGCCTGCAActggtgaattttttttttttttttggcgggGTGGGGGAGCCAAATAAGGAATTTTCCTTGAAGAAATGAATCATGGGATTTAATTAacagctttttcctttttttcttttttatgaccAATCATTTTCTAACTTCTTGTCATACGTGTGTTATTTCTACCAGTTATTTTTCCATGCAAATGATGCTATAACAATTGATGAGGCTAGTTTCTGGCAAAAGGGCTACAGTTTACGTCGAATGGCGTCTCGTGCTATTAACAAAGATGATACCACTTCCAGTTCCGTGAAACAATTACTATTTGGAAAATCTGGCCTTGCAAAATCAAGGGCTGATGCCAATGACCTTGTCTGTCCTCTTTTTCTGCAAGAGTTAGCCAAGCCAATTGTGTCAGCTGGGAAGTCACTACAGTTGTTGAGGCATGTACCTGGGGTGCATAGTTATGTCTATAACAAAGAACAGGAATTTGAGAACTCAAGTTTCTCTGCTTTGAAAAGTTCTACTACTGGTAATCTTTCACAATCTATCATGGACAGTCTGGGTACTAAAACGAGAGGTTTTTTGTTGCTGGAAGATAATGAACTCACAGACAGTGGTTACCCTGACAATGAGCCTGCGAGTCAAGTGAAGCATATGCTGCATACCAAGGGTGTTGCAGGTTTGACATTGTCTGAGTTGTTCTGTATATCTTTTGTTGCTTTGGTTGCTGATAACATTCACCTATGTAAGTACTTCAATCAAGAATATCCATGGTCTCCTGAGATAGCTAGGATATGCAAGTCTTTTATGGATGAGGAGAACCTTGAAGATAATAGCATTGACAAGAGGTCAGCTTCAACTTCCAAGGGAAAAATCTGGTGTAAATTTTTTAGAGAAACAATTTTGCAGAAGGAACATGTTAACAAAGAGGGAGGGAAGGTTTATAGAGTGCATGATCTGTCTGGCGATGCTACTCTAGGTAGACCCTCGATTAAGCATTTATCACCTCATAATCCACATGTAGGTATATGTTCTAGATTATTGGAAAAGAACCATCCTTTGTGGGAGAAATTAAGTGTATCCACTTTCTGGTTTCTCCCCCCCTTAAATGACAAGCCACTGCGAGAGGCTATTTTTGGTAGGAGCAATGACCACATAGCAACAGATTATATTTCTTGCCATGGGCTTTCCAAGTTGGACCACAACAGCCTTAAAGATATAGAAGCGTTATATCCTTTTCCAACTGTTCTTCCATGTTTTCAGGTaacaattcaatttttttatagtgGTTTCTCTGTTAAATTGGTCATTTATTGTCCATGGTATTATTGTGGTGTTGTTTATCCTCAAATAGGAAGGTCTCCCTGTTATGGATTTCTTGCCGTACCAAAAAAACAGCAGTGTTGTTTTAAGAGTGCTCAGCTGGATCCAACATTTGGACGTTAAGATACAGCTACTTCCTGTGGTCATAGTTCAGGAATGTCTTACAGTCTACATAAAGAAGCAGGTTCCTTCTTGTTGCCCGATATATAAGTAATCCACATTGGCTAATCTAAGAAGAACAGACTGCTGAGAAATTGGCATGGATTCCAGGTTGATTATGTAGGTAAGCAGATTCTGTCAAAGTTGATGAACAGCTGGAGGCTGCTGGATGAGCTTGCTGTATTACGCTCCATTTACTTGTTAGGTTCAGgtattaaataattttttgggtCCTTATGATGGACTATGTTTATGCCTTAAATATTTTCACCATTTCAGGGGACCTACTTCAACAGTTCTCAACTGTCCTATTTGACAAGCTAGATGAGGGTGAACCATGGGATGATTACTTTGAACTGAATACAATGTTACAGGTGTGTTTTCCTTGTAAGGTTTTCCTGTTCATTAATGTGCACATGATGTGATTATGCTTGTTTAATACAGGATTCTATCAGAAACTCAGCTGATGGCACGCTTTTAGGTTCCCCAGATTCCCTAACTGTGACAATTTCAAAGCATCATAACGAAGATAGTGATGAAAGCCAGCCTAGCCTGGGTCCAAGTTTGCTTATTAGCGGCAACCAATTCTTTGGGATCAACGCCTTTGACATGCTTGAATTTACTTATAAGGTGTCAGATAATGGCTGAGGTTTCTATTTTGCATGATTTACCCCATTTCTAAAGATTTTGCAGTTTTGTTAATGTAATAGGTATCTTGGCCTTTGGAAGTTATTGCTAATCAAGATGCAATGAGGAAGTACAATCAGGTCGAGAGTTGACTACACACTTTTTTTCTACTTagtattgttattgttgttattattcTTTCTCATGAATTCCTGTTGATTGTAGGTGTTAGCCTTCTTACTGAAGGTGAAACGTGCAAAATTTGTTCTTGATAAAACACGCCGATGGATGTGGAAGGTAGGGATTGCATGCTTGGCAGATATTGTAAGATGTGGTGCTTTATATGAACTAAAGATACTGTACATAAGAATGTTCCTTATAGTGTCAGTATTACTGCATGCTGAAAGACAGTCGTCTTGATTAGGAAATTGAATAGCAGAAATTTGGCGCTGGAATAATTTAGGAATGTACTTTCTGTAGGAACTTGTTGCAGTGATGGGAAGAGATCCACACCTTGTGTGCATGGACATGATTTAGTGGAATTGCTTACAATTAAGTTAGCATTGCAAAATTGCCAGGAAAAGCAAACATAAATGGATTGATTTGAGAAATGGACACAGTAAAAGAAACTCTTCCCATGTAAGTTTTTTTCGCTGCAAGCCCGCAGGGGAGACCCATCCATTTATAAGTGATTTACTTAGCCTAGAACTTTCAAATTGAGAGGGCATATAGTCAAGTAGAAAGTAGAATGGTGCCAATTTATTGAAAGCATGTATTATCGTGATCATATTTAactaaaaataagtaaataaaactCGAAATGGTACTATAATGGCAGCAAGTTTCTTGTTATGGCATTCAGAAATCAGTCAAATTATAGGAACAGTTTCCTAGAAACGGAGTTCCCCATATGCAGATAGAGTTTAGTAACCATGATATAAATGATGGTTTTGTATCATCGATCTCGTAGATTTtgtaaaagtttatgtttcCCCTTCTAACAACTTCTTTGGCAGTTCTGGACATAGTGCTTGTGAAGCAGATGTGGTCAGTCAGTTTAACCTTTTGATTAATTTGATTAGTTTCTCATTAGTGGGGTGTTCCTGGAgtgattttattattattattgcatctataattaTCAAAAGCTTAGTGGTGTACGTGTTGTTGCTACTCAGGATAGGAGCTCTTCAAATGTCAGTCACAAGCATCAGTTGTTACCTCAGCAAAAACTTCTACATTTTGTGGATGCGTTTCACCAATATGTCATGGACCGAGTATGCTGGCTATCTTTTTTACTTAAacttcttttgcaatttttgatgaatttgacCAATTTCACGGGTCGAGTTCAACTTGAATCTCATTGCAATAAGCTCATTCCGTTTTAAAAAGTCATCTGCTCTTGATCAATTAGGTTCTTCACAATGCTTGGCTCGAACTTGGGGAAGGAATGGGCTCTGCCAGATCCCTTGATGAGGTGATAGAAGTGCATGAATCATATTTAATATCTATTCAGAGGCAATGCTTTGTCGCTTCGGATAAACTGGTGTGATTCTTGGAACCTAGTTGGCCTTGTTGATGCATTCCCGATGTATGATGCATAACAAAGTCATCATATTTTTGTTGCTTGCAGTTGGTGTTAATTGCTAGCCGTATCAAGAGCATTCTGGGATTGGCCCTCGATTTCCATGCCATACAACGCACT
This genomic interval carries:
- the LOC116260984 gene encoding uncharacterized protein LOC116260984 isoform X4; this translates as MRAWKWRSPEEWKRKMEDWSIASVRKLEQTLKMAQSFIDRLYQTRFRGLSFSAPAVTSRTTEAQLVRSVLQMLQGFSSPLFYWDDRAHTFHVKNDIHVAHLSLSSLSDILSRFIHAANCLQLVEEFVKHIRMYSQMYPPTMKAFTDSVFERLKNLRKIALSEEEKSIKLDNGTKATLLALVENLKCICAGAEFLLQIVREAVPCHYLDAQYSMHASELAVHILDYLYLKLNEDCLVQDGEDAAYHTLLILFISSLQPLIHGLDDWLYEGILDDPFEELFFHANDAITIDEASFWQKGYSLRRMASRAINKDDTTSSSVKQLLFGKSGLAKSRADANDLVCPLFLQELAKPIVSAGKSLQLLRHVPGVHSYVYNKEQEFENSSFSALKSSTTGNLSQSIMDSLGTKTRGFLLLEDNELTDSGYPDNEPASQVKHMLHTKGVAGLTLSELFCISFVALVADNIHLCKYFNQEYPWSPEIARICKSFMDEENLEDNSIDKRSASTSKGKIWCKFFRETILQKEHVNKEGGKVYRVHDLSGDATLGRPSIKHLSPHNPHVGICSRLLEKNHPLWEKLSVSTFWFLPPLNDKPLREAIFGRSNDHIATDYISCHGLSKLDHNSLKDIEALYPFPTVLPCFQEGLPVMDFLPYQKNSSVVLRVLSWIQHLDVKIQLLPVVIVQECLTVYIKKQVDYVGKQILSKLMNSWRLLDELAVLRSIYLLGSGDLLQQFSTVLFDKLDEGEPWDDYFELNTMLQDSIRNSADGTLLGSPDSLTVTISKHHNEDSDESQPSLGPSLLISGNQFFGINAFDMLEFTYKVSWPLEVIANQDAMRKYNQVLAFLLKVKRAKFVLDKTRRWMWKELVAVMGRDPHLVCMDMI
- the LOC116260984 gene encoding uncharacterized protein LOC116260984 isoform X1 codes for the protein MRAWKWRSPEEWKRKMEDWSIASVRKLEQTLKMAQSFIDRLYQTRFRGLSFSAPAVTSRTTEAQLVRSVLQMLQGFSSPLFYWDDRAHTFHVKNDIHVAHLSLSSLSDILSRFIHAANCLQLVEEFVKHIRMYSQMYPPTMKAFTDSVFERLKNLRKIALSEEEKSIKLDNGTKATLLALVENLKCICAGAEFLLQIVREAVPCHYLDAQYSMHASELAVHILDYLYLKLNEDCLVQDGEDAAYHTLLILFISSLQPLIHGLDDWLYEGILDDPFEELFFHANDAITIDEASFWQKGYSLRRMASRAINKDDTTSSSVKQLLFGKSGLAKSRADANDLVCPLFLQELAKPIVSAGKSLQLLRHVPGVHSYVYNKEQEFENSSFSALKSSTTGNLSQSIMDSLGTKTRGFLLLEDNELTDSGYPDNEPASQVKHMLHTKGVAGLTLSELFCISFVALVADNIHLCKYFNQEYPWSPEIARICKSFMDEENLEDNSIDKRSASTSKGKIWCKFFRETILQKEHVNKEGGKVYRVHDLSGDATLGRPSIKHLSPHNPHVGICSRLLEKNHPLWEKLSVSTFWFLPPLNDKPLREAIFGRSNDHIATDYISCHGLSKLDHNSLKDIEALYPFPTVLPCFQEGLPVMDFLPYQKNSSVVLRVLSWIQHLDVKIQLLPVVIVQECLTVYIKKQVDYVGKQILSKLMNSWRLLDELAVLRSIYLLGSGDLLQQFSTVLFDKLDEGEPWDDYFELNTMLQDSIRNSADGTLLGSPDSLTVTISKHHNEDSDESQPSLGPSLLISGNQFFGINAFDMLEFTYKVSWPLEVIANQDAMRKYNQVLAFLLKVKRAKFVLDKTRRWMWKDRSSSNVSHKHQLLPQQKLLHFVDAFHQYVMDRVLHNAWLELGEGMGSARSLDEVIEVHESYLISIQRQCFVASDKLLVLIASRIKSILGLALDFHAIQRTLRSGGAAPAIKARCEMEVDRIEKQFDDCIAFLLKVLSSKTNVGHFPHLADLVTRINYNYFYMSDDGSLLTVPGVETTASRTGQPKT
- the LOC116260984 gene encoding uncharacterized protein LOC116260984 isoform X2; translated protein: MEEKNGGLEHCKWGVLPASVRKLEQTLKMAQSFIDRLYQTRFRGLSFSAPAVTSRTTEAQLVRSVLQMLQGFSSPLFYWDDRAHTFHVKNDIHVAHLSLSSLSDILSRFIHAANCLQLVEEFVKHIRMYSQMYPPTMKAFTDSVFERLKNLRKIALSEEEKSIKLDNGTKATLLALVENLKCICAGAEFLLQIVREAVPCHYLDAQYSMHASELAVHILDYLYLKLNEDCLVQDGEDAAYHTLLILFISSLQPLIHGLDDWLYEGILDDPFEELFFHANDAITIDEASFWQKGYSLRRMASRAINKDDTTSSSVKQLLFGKSGLAKSRADANDLVCPLFLQELAKPIVSAGKSLQLLRHVPGVHSYVYNKEQEFENSSFSALKSSTTGNLSQSIMDSLGTKTRGFLLLEDNELTDSGYPDNEPASQVKHMLHTKGVAGLTLSELFCISFVALVADNIHLCKYFNQEYPWSPEIARICKSFMDEENLEDNSIDKRSASTSKGKIWCKFFRETILQKEHVNKEGGKVYRVHDLSGDATLGRPSIKHLSPHNPHVGICSRLLEKNHPLWEKLSVSTFWFLPPLNDKPLREAIFGRSNDHIATDYISCHGLSKLDHNSLKDIEALYPFPTVLPCFQEGLPVMDFLPYQKNSSVVLRVLSWIQHLDVKIQLLPVVIVQECLTVYIKKQVDYVGKQILSKLMNSWRLLDELAVLRSIYLLGSGDLLQQFSTVLFDKLDEGEPWDDYFELNTMLQDSIRNSADGTLLGSPDSLTVTISKHHNEDSDESQPSLGPSLLISGNQFFGINAFDMLEFTYKVSWPLEVIANQDAMRKYNQVLAFLLKVKRAKFVLDKTRRWMWKDRSSSNVSHKHQLLPQQKLLHFVDAFHQYVMDRVLHNAWLELGEGMGSARSLDEVIEVHESYLISIQRQCFVASDKLLVLIASRIKSILGLALDFHAIQRTLRSGGAAPAIKARCEMEVDRIEKQFDDCIAFLLKVLSSKTNVGHFPHLADLVTRINYNYFYMSDDGSLLTVPGVETTASRTGQPKT
- the LOC116260984 gene encoding uncharacterized protein LOC116260984 isoform X3, with the protein product MAQSFIDRLYQTRFRGLSFSAPAVTSRTTEAQLVRSVLQMLQGFSSPLFYWDDRAHTFHVKNDIHVAHLSLSSLSDILSRFIHAANCLQLVEEFVKHIRMYSQMYPPTMKAFTDSVFERLKNLRKIALSEEEKSIKLDNGTKATLLALVENLKCICAGAEFLLQIVREAVPCHYLDAQYSMHASELAVHILDYLYLKLNEDCLVQDGEDAAYHTLLILFISSLQPLIHGLDDWLYEGILDDPFEELFFHANDAITIDEASFWQKGYSLRRMASRAINKDDTTSSSVKQLLFGKSGLAKSRADANDLVCPLFLQELAKPIVSAGKSLQLLRHVPGVHSYVYNKEQEFENSSFSALKSSTTGNLSQSIMDSLGTKTRGFLLLEDNELTDSGYPDNEPASQVKHMLHTKGVAGLTLSELFCISFVALVADNIHLCKYFNQEYPWSPEIARICKSFMDEENLEDNSIDKRSASTSKGKIWCKFFRETILQKEHVNKEGGKVYRVHDLSGDATLGRPSIKHLSPHNPHVGICSRLLEKNHPLWEKLSVSTFWFLPPLNDKPLREAIFGRSNDHIATDYISCHGLSKLDHNSLKDIEALYPFPTVLPCFQEGLPVMDFLPYQKNSSVVLRVLSWIQHLDVKIQLLPVVIVQECLTVYIKKQVDYVGKQILSKLMNSWRLLDELAVLRSIYLLGSGDLLQQFSTVLFDKLDEGEPWDDYFELNTMLQDSIRNSADGTLLGSPDSLTVTISKHHNEDSDESQPSLGPSLLISGNQFFGINAFDMLEFTYKVSWPLEVIANQDAMRKYNQVLAFLLKVKRAKFVLDKTRRWMWKDRSSSNVSHKHQLLPQQKLLHFVDAFHQYVMDRVLHNAWLELGEGMGSARSLDEVIEVHESYLISIQRQCFVASDKLLVLIASRIKSILGLALDFHAIQRTLRSGGAAPAIKARCEMEVDRIEKQFDDCIAFLLKVLSSKTNVGHFPHLADLVTRINYNYFYMSDDGSLLTVPGVETTASRTGQPKT